The sequence GACGTCAAAACCGTCTTCGAGCGTGAAGACCGCCTTGTAGCCATCGCCGAGGTCTTCCGAGCCTTTGAGGCCCCAGCGCGAAGCCTGCACGAGCCCCGTCGTCATGGAGACCACGCTGCCGCCCGTCCGGCCGTGCGGTGCGCCAGCCTGCGCAGTCTGCGCGTTGTTGACGTAGTTGACACCTTCGTCCAACAGGCCGTATAGCGTCACGCTGCTTTGTGCGAAAGCGGGCGCCCATGCCGCGAGCGTCAGCGCACCTATCAAGGGTTTTGGAAGCTTCAACGTCGTCTCCTAGATCTCGTGCCACGGCGGCGAGCGGCGCGGCAAACCGGGTTTTTGTCTGAGTTTTTTTCTGGTTTCTTGTTATTGGATGAACCATTGAGTCGAAATATAATGGATCTGATTTTGCTGTCAAAGAGAGCAAACCCTAATGGCCGTGGCTAGAAAGGATCAGGAGGTCGATGATACGGCGGCCGACGGCGCGAAACTGCTGGGAGTACTACGCAATCGAGCTTTGATCGTTGGGCTCGGGCAGGGTGGGGGGACGCGGCGCCGCTCTGAACGCGAGCCAGGCGATCGCGCTGGACAGCACCAGTGCGACGATCATCGCGAACGTCGGGTTGGCGGGGGAAAGACCGATGGCGGCCGTACACAGCGACCCGTAGGCCATCTGCAGGCAGCCGTACAGGCCGGCCGCCGCGCCGACCACGGCGGCGTCGACATCGAGTGCGCTGCTGATCGCATACGGGCTCGACAGTCCGGTGGCGAAGAACATCACGATCATGGGTCCCATCACGGAAACGAGCGTGATGGCATGCGAGAGGTACGACACGACCAGGCTCAGTGACGCGGCCCCCATGATCGCACTGGCGATGAGTAGCGCGGAGCGTGCCGGCAGCGTGGCCGCCAGGCGCTTGGCCGCGCTCTGGCCGCTTGCCAGTCCGACCACCAGCGAGAAATAAGCGAAGCCGAAAGCTTGCGGCGACAGGCCGAGCTCGGACTCCAGAATGAAAGGCGACGCGGAGAGAAACGCGTAGATGCCGGTGGTCGCACTCGCCCCGCCGATGCTGTAGGCCAGAAACGATGGGGTTCGCAGCAGGTGTGCGTAGCTGCGCAGATAGCGGCGGATTTGAAAGTCATTCGACGGCACGTGAGTTTCGGGCACCACTCGCCAGACGGAAATCAGCACGATGGCATTTGCCACGCTCATCGTAATGAAGATCCAGCGCCAGCCGAGATGGGCGACGAACTGCGCGCCGATCACCGGCGCGACTGCCGTCGCGATGGCCATTGCAATGCTGAGCGTAGCGAGGCGCCGGATCAGCGTGGTGGACCCGGAACTGTCGCGTGCGATGGCCCGCCCAAGCACCAGCCCGGAGCAGCCACCGAGCGCCTGCGTGAGACGCGCCAACTCCAGCCAGGCCAGCGATGGCGCGCACGCGGCCGCCACGCTGGCGAGCGCGAACAGGGAGAGCCCAGCGAGCAGCACAGGGCGGCGTCCATAGCGGTCCGAAAGAGGACCGTAGACGAGCTGGCCGAGCGACAGGCCGATGATGTAAAGCGTGATCGTGAGTCCGATGCCCGCGGTGCTTGCTTGCAGATCGCGCGCAGCGGAGGGTAGCGCGGGAACGAACACATGGAGCGGGAATGTCCCGGATAGCGTAATGCAGACAAGAATGAATAATGACGGCACACGTGAGACGGTCTTCGTCGGGGTGAGGGAATCGATCATGGGTGTGCGATCCGGAACGGAGAAGAAGACGAGCGAGGCAAACAGCGTGAGACGCCTCGTTTGCGCTGCCTGACAGAGATGAAGCCTGGATGGCTCGGCATGTGGGACCGGCAAACCGCCGTGACGCGGAGAGTCGTGTATCATTGGATGAACCATTAATATATTGTTACGCAGCGGGCGTTGTCAATTGCGGCTGGCGATTTGGCGTCGGCTTCGGTTTTGAGCAGGCGCCAGGATCTGCGGTTTCGTAACGTCGCAGGGTATACATCAATCGCTTCATATAGACAATGGATGAACCATTAATCATTGGGCGTTAGGATGTCTGCAGTGGCACAACCCACGCCGAATCCGCATCGAGGCGATCGAGGAGAAAGAGACGATGAAGTCGCGCGCACAACTTGCAGTGGGTGACGGACCTGCAGCCGCAACGTCGGCAGCAACGGCCGGTGGCTTCCGCTGGGTAATCCTGCTGGTGATCTGGGCGGCGTTCATGGTGAGTTGCGTCGATCGCTTTGCATGGGCAAGCATCGCCGCGCCGGTGGGACACGCGCTCGGTTTCAGACTCGCGCTGCTTGGCTCGCTGACCACGGCTTTTTATGTCGGTTACACGGTGTCGTGTCCTGTCGGCGGCATTCTCGCGGACAAATTTGGCAGCCGCGCGACGCTGGCGATTTCGATGTTCCCGCTCGGCGGGTTGACCTTCTGCTTCGGTTTCGTGCAGACCTTCTGGATGGCTGTCGCTGTGCATCTGCTGATGGGTTTTGCTGCCGGCGCGGAATATGGCGCGACGATCAAGATCCTGACCGTCTGGTTCGGCAAGGATAAAGGGCGCGCGTTTGGTATCTGGGCGACTGGTACGTCGGTGTCCGTGGTGGTGGCGAACGCGGCGGTGCCGCGCATTGCCGCGGCCTATGGCTGGCAGGCGGCCTATCAGATACTGGGGCTCGCGACGCTGGTGTTCGCGCTGATCTGTCTGGTCGTCGTGAAGAATACGCCGGACGGCCAGTCGGTTCCGCGCATCACTTCGCGCCAGATTGTCGCGTTATTGAAGAACCGCAACCTCGTCTTGCTCGCGCTCGGCGGCGCCGGCGCGCTCTATGGCACGCTCGGGTTCGTCGCGTGGGCGAACGCGTTGATGACGGTTGCGCACGGCGTGTCGCCCGTGATCGCCGGATCGGTTCTCGTGTGGTTCGGCGTCGGCGCGTTCGTGTCCAAACCGCTCTTTGGCTGGCTGTACGACAAGCTGATCCGCTACGCGAGACTCGTGGCGACCGTTGATCTTGCCCTGTTCATCGTGCTGCTGATTGCGTTTGGTCACTGCCAGTCGATCTCCGCATACTATGTGCTCGCGCCTTTCCTCGGCGCGGCGGCGTACGGCTATACGCCGCTTCTGATCGGTCTGTACACGCAGGCGTCCGGTCCGCAACTGGCGGGGGCGGCGGCGGGCTTCGTCAATACCGTGTGGTCGGTGGGTAGCTTCATCTCGCCGCTCGTCGCAGGATATGTGTTCCAGCATGGACGTTCGTTGAACAACACGCTGGCCGTCATTGCGATTGGCCCTTTGTTGGGCGTGCTTTTGCTGTGCCTCGTGCGTCGCCACGCGGTGGCGGAATCCTGAGCCAGCCGTGTGCAGTCTTGTGCAGCGCTGGGCACGCTTCCATTTAGCGGTGTTATTGCTGAGTATCCCCGCGTATTCCTGACGATCACGTCGTTTCCCCTGGTATGGGTAGGCTTGACACCGCTGTTGTCCATGACCTAATTTTAAATGGTTGATCCAATCAATAAATCGAATACGACCATCGATCAGGAGACATCATGCGGCGAGCTTCCGGCTGGATCTTGGCTGTACCCGACTCTGGACGGCGGATGCGCCGTCTGGCGCCGCGGTTCCTGCAAGCCCTGACGCTCGCGCTGCTGGCGCTTGCATGGGCCCGTAGCGCAGTCGCCGCGGCCCCCGCGCTGACGATCTGCCATATCGATGATCGCAGCGGCGCCGCCGCCGATACGGGTACGCAGGGTTATCGGGCTGTGCAGCTCGCCGTCGACGAGATCAACGCCGCGGGCGGCATTGCCGGCCATCAGGTGCAACTGATCGGTTATGACGGCAAGACGGATCCACAACTCTCGGCTTCGTTTGCCGCGCGCTGTGCGGAAGACGATCACGCGTTGCTCATTATCGGTGCCAACCCGGCCGCGGTCGCGACGGGTATTGCTGCAGTTGCCAATGAGGACAGGATTCCGTTCTTCGTCATGGGCGCGACCGTCGACAAACTCACCGACCCGCCCGCGCCCTGGTTGTTTCGCTTCGGCCCGGCCAACCGGCAGGATGCCGGAGCCGTGGCCGATCTGTTGGCGAAGCAGGGCTTCCGGCGCATTGCAATCATCAACTGCTCGGCGCCGTTCGGTATCGACGGCCAGCGCGCAATGGTAGCTGCGCTGGCGGCTCGCCGCATTGCCGTGGTCGTCCAGCAGACCTACGACACCGGCGCGGCCGATCTCACGCCGCAACTGCTGAGTATCCGCGACGCGAGGCCCGACGCAATGGTGATCTTTCCCTATCCGGCGGACGGCGCGCGCGTGCTGCGAACCGCTCAGCAATTGAATCTGCGAACGCCCACCATCGTGGTGCGCAGCGCGCTGCAACAGGCGCTGCTGAAGCTGGCGGGCTCAAGTGCGGACGGCGTGCTGGTGCCGAATACCGTCGATCCGAATCGTGCCGACGTGAAGGCGTTTTTTGTCGCGTTCAATTCGCGCTTTGGTCCGCATCTGCCGAATCTTTATCCGGCTGTGGCCTACGACGCGGCGCACGCCGCCTTCCGCGCGTTGGCCCAACCCGAAGTGCTCAAGGCGGTTGATAGTGGCAACGTCGAGCAGGCGCGACTCGCGTTGCGCGACGCTGTTGAAAAGATCGGCTCGTTCGACGGCATCGAAGGCGCGGCGGGCACGCACTACCAGTTCAGCACAACCCGGCACCAGGGACCGCCTGACGCGCGCTGGTTCACGTTCATCGAGGTGGCGGGGAACGGCACACGTTTCGAGTCCGCGAATCTCGACGCATTCCGGCCGAGACCCTGATCGGCCCGTCCGTTTGCATGGGAGCAAGTGACGCCGGCGCGCCCGACTTCAGGTGCGACGCTTCACTTTCTGCCACGTCCCGGCTCGGGAAGGACCATTCACCGCGTCACGGCGCTGCGGCAGATAGTGCCGTTCGAGCGTCTTCAGGTGCACCTCCATTTCCGCGACCGCGCGCGCCGTGTCTCGCGCCAGCAGATGCTTGAGCAGGCGCCGACGCGAAGCCATCACCGTACTGCTCGGCGCCGGTGTCAGCACCTCGAGCAGCAACACCTGAATCTCGATCATCGCATCAGTGAGGATGATGAGCAGCGGATTGCGCGACGCGTTCGCCAGGATGCGGAAAAACTCCAGATTGATCGACACGCGCTCGCCGATGCGACCCGCTTTCACGGCGATTTCGGCGGCGCGAACGTTGTTGACCAGCGCATCCAGATCTGCCTCGGACCCACGCTCGCAGGTCGCGCGCAGGGTTGCCAGCGCAACCACCGTGCGCGCTTCGGTCAGATGTTCATGGCCAAGCATGCCGAGGCGAAACAGGTCGGCAATGCCGGTCACCACGCCGTCGCCCTGGCCTTCGCGCACGAAAGCGCCACCGGTGGTCCCTTTCCGGAATTCCAGCACGCCGGAGATTTCTAGCGTTCGCAAGGCTTCGCGCACGGTGTTGCGACTCAGGCCGAACTGCTCGGCGAGATCGCGTTCCGCGGGAAGCCGATCGCCCGGACGCAGCTCGCCTCTGCTCAGTTGCGAGCGAATCTGCAAGGCGACTTCTTCGAACGCGCGACGAGCCTGCATGGGCGAGCGCGGCGCGCACGACTCCGGCGCACCGTTAGCTTGGGGCGCGGGCATCGGCGTGGCCGGCTTCGATCGTTGAGCAATGGGCATGGGTCGCACCTGGTTAGCTTCAGGTCGATGGTAACCGCTGCGAATGCCGCGGTGAATCGTTGCTTCGTCTTTTTTTGCGCGGCAACGCAGCGAAGCGCTTCGTTGTTCGAAGTAGTTTACTTTAAAGGTTGAACCATTTAATCTTTAGGACATTAGCACCGAGTGACTGCCATTTTTGTTCTCGGGTAGCTCTTGTCAGGAGATGAGCGATGCAACGTGGAATAGCCCATCCGTCACTCAGCGAAGCAACGCGCGAGTTTGTCCGGCGCGCTCATGGGTTGCTGATCGACGGCAAGTGGAGCGAGGCGCAGTCTGGCCGGACGCTCGATGTCGAAGAC is a genomic window of Paraburkholderia sp. PREW-6R containing:
- a CDS encoding multidrug effflux MFS transporter yields the protein MIDSLTPTKTVSRVPSLFILVCITLSGTFPLHVFVPALPSAARDLQASTAGIGLTITLYIIGLSLGQLVYGPLSDRYGRRPVLLAGLSLFALASVAAACAPSLAWLELARLTQALGGCSGLVLGRAIARDSSGSTTLIRRLATLSIAMAIATAVAPVIGAQFVAHLGWRWIFITMSVANAIVLISVWRVVPETHVPSNDFQIRRYLRSYAHLLRTPSFLAYSIGGASATTGIYAFLSASPFILESELGLSPQAFGFAYFSLVVGLASGQSAAKRLAATLPARSALLIASAIMGAASLSLVVSYLSHAITLVSVMGPMIVMFFATGLSSPYAISSALDVDAAVVGAAAGLYGCLQMAYGSLCTAAIGLSPANPTFAMIVALVLSSAIAWLAFRAAPRPPTLPEPNDQSSIA
- a CDS encoding MFS transporter; protein product: MKSRAQLAVGDGPAAATSAATAGGFRWVILLVIWAAFMVSCVDRFAWASIAAPVGHALGFRLALLGSLTTAFYVGYTVSCPVGGILADKFGSRATLAISMFPLGGLTFCFGFVQTFWMAVAVHLLMGFAAGAEYGATIKILTVWFGKDKGRAFGIWATGTSVSVVVANAAVPRIAAAYGWQAAYQILGLATLVFALICLVVVKNTPDGQSVPRITSRQIVALLKNRNLVLLALGGAGALYGTLGFVAWANALMTVAHGVSPVIAGSVLVWFGVGAFVSKPLFGWLYDKLIRYARLVATVDLALFIVLLIAFGHCQSISAYYVLAPFLGAAAYGYTPLLIGLYTQASGPQLAGAAAGFVNTVWSVGSFISPLVAGYVFQHGRSLNNTLAVIAIGPLLGVLLLCLVRRHAVAES
- a CDS encoding ABC transporter substrate-binding protein, which gives rise to MRRASGWILAVPDSGRRMRRLAPRFLQALTLALLALAWARSAVAAAPALTICHIDDRSGAAADTGTQGYRAVQLAVDEINAAGGIAGHQVQLIGYDGKTDPQLSASFAARCAEDDHALLIIGANPAAVATGIAAVANEDRIPFFVMGATVDKLTDPPAPWLFRFGPANRQDAGAVADLLAKQGFRRIAIINCSAPFGIDGQRAMVAALAARRIAVVVQQTYDTGAADLTPQLLSIRDARPDAMVIFPYPADGARVLRTAQQLNLRTPTIVVRSALQQALLKLAGSSADGVLVPNTVDPNRADVKAFFVAFNSRFGPHLPNLYPAVAYDAAHAAFRALAQPEVLKAVDSGNVEQARLALRDAVEKIGSFDGIEGAAGTHYQFSTTRHQGPPDARWFTFIEVAGNGTRFESANLDAFRPRP
- a CDS encoding GntR family transcriptional regulator gives rise to the protein MPIAQRSKPATPMPAPQANGAPESCAPRSPMQARRAFEEVALQIRSQLSRGELRPGDRLPAERDLAEQFGLSRNTVREALRTLEISGVLEFRKGTTGGAFVREGQGDGVVTGIADLFRLGMLGHEHLTEARTVVALATLRATCERGSEADLDALVNNVRAAEIAVKAGRIGERVSINLEFFRILANASRNPLLIILTDAMIEIQVLLLEVLTPAPSSTVMASRRRLLKHLLARDTARAVAEMEVHLKTLERHYLPQRRDAVNGPSRAGTWQKVKRRT